One window of Nymphaea colorata isolate Beijing-Zhang1983 chromosome 1, ASM883128v2, whole genome shotgun sequence genomic DNA carries:
- the LOC116245811 gene encoding strigolactone esterase D14-like translates to MGKRAPGYASLANVKFMSSCRENKKTIIISHGFGLDQSCWRHILPSLLENHYTVVTYDLVFSAASTLEDYADDLISLMDEFDLKSSFFLGHSMSAMVGCLASIKRPEFFHHLILLCASPRYLNSTDYEGGFEVSDIEAMLENMEKDFQSWTQGFAPAALGTEDPNLCKEFQDRLLSMTPEIAITLARSLYLGDHRDALHKVSVPATIVHTQNDIVVPVSVARYIHENLGGESSVVAIPAAGHMPQLTAPKLLIDALAKLLGTCDLDP, encoded by the exons ATGGGGAAGCGAGCTCCAGGCTATGCTTCACTAGCCAATGTGAAGTTTATGAGCTCCTGCAGGGAGAATAAGAAAACGATTATCATATCGCATGGCTTCGGTTTGGACCAATCCTGTTGGCGCCACATCCTCCCCTCACTGCTCGAAAATCACTACACGGTGGTGACCTACGACTTGGTCTTCTCTGCAGCATCCACCCTTGAGGACTATGCAGATGACCTCATCTCTCTCATGGATGAGTTCGATCTCAAGAGCTCCTTCTTCCTCGGCCACTCCATGTCCGCCATGGTTGGTTGCTTGGCTTCCATCAAAAGGCCAGAGTTCTTTCACCATCTGATCCTTCTCTGTGCTTCTCCTAG GTATTTAAACTCAACCGATTATGAAGGAGGGTTCGAGGTGTCTGACATTGAAGCAATGTTGGAGAATATGGAGAAGGATTTCCAATCATGGACTCAGGGTTTTGCTCCAGCTGCCTTAGGAACTGAGGACCCAAATCTATGCAAAGAGTTCCAGGACAGACTGTTGAGCATGACTCCAGAGATCGCCATCACACTGGCGAGGTCATTATATCTAGGCGATCACAGGGACGCGCTGCACAAAGTATCAGTACCAGCGACAATCGTCCACACCCAAAACGACATCGTCGTTCCCGTCTCCGTTGCTCGATACATCCATGAAAACCTTGGTGGGGAGAGCTCGGTTGTGGCCATTCCTGCGGCGGGTCACATGCCCCAGCTCACTGCCCCAAAGTTGCTCATCGACGCCCTTGCAAAGCTCTTGGGGACATGTGATCTAGATCCATGA
- the LOC116264115 gene encoding probable esterase KAI2, translating into MVRQGASGDALLSDVTIMGSAGSKKTIILSHGYGGEQSVWRHLVPWLLVHGHRVVTFDLVFSAASSFEDYADGLISLMDELDIKSSFFLGHSMSAMIGCKAAVKRPELFRHLIFLCGSPRYLNATNYEGGFELSAIEEMLANMEKDFYSWTLAFAPAALGTQDPKLCKEFQSSLLRMNPEEAIPLLRTIFLTDNREVLQKVLVPSTIIQTQKDMVVPLPVAQYLHEKLGGESSVVIIPVDGHTPQLTAPKLLINALEKALEYESPCSV; encoded by the exons ATGGTGAGGCAGGGGGCTTCAGGCGATGCCTTGTTATCTGACGTGACAATAATGGGTAGCGCAGGCAGCAAGAAGACGATCATTCTCTCCCATGGTTATGGAGGAGAACAGTCTGTCTGGCGCCACCTTGTTCCCTGGCTGCTTGTTCATGGTCACAGGGTGGTGACCTTCGACTTGGTCTTCTCTGCTGCGTCCTCCTTTGAGGACTATGCAGACGGCCTGATCTCTCTTATGGACGAACTTGATATAAAGAGCTCCTTCTTTCTCGGCCACTCCATGTCGGCCATGATTGGTTGCAAGGCCGCCGTCAAGAGGCCGGAGCTCTTCCGCCATCTGATCTTCCTCTGTGGTTCTCCCAG GTATTTAAATGCTACCAATTATGAAGGAGGATTTGAGCTGTCCGCAATTGAAGAGATGTTGGCCAACATGGAGAAAGATTTCTATTCATGGACTCTGGCTTTTGCTCCCGCTGCCTTAGGAACCCAAGACCCAAAACTCTGCAAAGAATTTCAGAGCAGTTTGTTGAGGATGAATCCTGAAGAAGCCATTCCTTTGCTAAGAACTATATTTCTAACTGATAACAGGGAAGTTCTGCAGAAGGTGTTGGTTCCTTCCACGATCATACAGACCCAAAAGGACATGGTGGTTCCTCTCCCTGTTGCCCAGTATCTCCATGAAAAGCTTGGTGGGGAGAGTTCAGTTGTGATCATCCCGGTCGATGGACACACGCCCCAACTCACAGCCCCAAAGTTGCTCATTAATGCTCTTGAGAAGGCATTAGAATATGAAAGTCCTTGTTCAGTTTAA